The nucleotide sequence CTCAAATTATCCCGAGGGCCGCAAGCGTAAATCTGAAGGCGCGGCGGGCCGCaaacatacatatttcacaagatgaactacaaataaaaataatattgtgaaacagttaaatttaatgaaacgcTTTCATTATTTGGGAGCTTAAAAATAGGAAGAATCTCATTTTCTTGAGTAAAGCcaaggtacagtatttttgcatatgagatggaaaatatgtatttagtggttcatctaccttgaaaacccacccttcattttcaatattacttttttattagaattaggtattgcgtgttgcagtataaactgactgcaggaaaatattttacccAGGTTCAGTTTTCgtcccaaatatatatatgacaatttatttagtcatatctaccattattggatatttccattgtaggctAGACAAACAATCCGATTAGTATCAATAGATcttcctctgttgtacttttttgactgttaaattacattttctacaaaatctgctccaatttatttgaaattttacaataaatagcaatattatttgtgcgagaatttctgCACCATTCATGAATGAAGGAATCGTTTTTTAAGTTCttaatttgaatcaaaaaagaaacttcagtttcataaactgctagtaaaaaataatggggttattactcatcgatcttaaaatcggtaagtatgttgataggtatttgtgtGTTTGTCTGTTGGACACtctcgtatgttacgcgatatctcccGAAAGCGAGGTTGCATCtcctccaaattttgcatgtgcattcatcatatttcggaccagaagcctattaattatgtcgtattattagcgagttattaattaattagtgatagaacacacggtgtcgctgtggagtaagagcggatgaatcaaaaccgcagtttctgttttgggggatcccctaactttcgatcgatgtgtcttcggtctctgaccaatattctcgttaataggttgctaatatgcactaatgggtgtgagattgtataccgatatttTTGTCGAGCAACAAATTTTAGAGGTCGCAaagggcacaccaatttcacacaaagttcgatatttattgaaactagtgcaaaacataaatcttaCGATTTCGAAAATGATCGgagtagcggcgcgcttgcataacaatgcgggctttgattgttagactCGAGAAGTGGCGTAtttccaaatcacccgcgggccgcacagaagtatctagcgggccgtatgttgtgcaggcctgttCTACATCTTTGCATTGACGTTGAACATTCGGGAATGTAACTTTTATGCTCCTGCCCGAGCATCGAACAAGTTTGGAAATTTGGTAAATGTCGTCATCGGTGTATGGCGATTGCGCGCTATCGTAGAGATGGACCTCATCGATACTTTTACAATATAAATTGGATGCAACAACCCAGTGGTTACCGTGGACCAACAAAATTTGAACATACTTCGATAATGGCGTGTGAACGGGTATTCCACAAAAACTAGTATATGCCTCTATCGCCTGCAAACCATCAATACTCGGAAATTGGGACTTTAGTATGTTCATTGCATGATCAATTACTCCAGACCCGATTTGTCTCGTCTAGGGAAGAATATTGAAGTCGCTATCAAATATCGTTCTGGCGGTTTGGAGACGGAAACAGAGAGAGTAGAATCGTGAAACCCATGAAGACTGTTGCGGTCTTGGTGTTGAAGATATGAAATGGATATCAGTGGACATGAAACGATGCTTGCGTTGAAGCCGAATTGATGATTTTGCTAATAATTTTGAAGGTTTCCTAATTGGTTTGAAAGgaacttgaaaatatttaccCAGATTTGGATTCGGCGCCGTAGATTTCACCCTATTCTGCCAAACTTCAACTTCTTCTATCTCCGCTACTTTCCATTTGCTACCCGTTTTTGGTTTAATCCGTTCATCTTGATATTCCCGCACGAGGGAATCATGTAACCCATCATAAGCAATAGCAAACTCGTCTAGTCGAGAAAATCTTCAATCTTCTCACCGAGTCCTTTTCAACTCCTGCTGACTTTTCTCCATGATTCCCTGCGTGCGGTtgttttctgtaatattttgagttttcagttgagaatttttttttatccacgtGAAAATGTTATGTAATGATCGCTTGTTCCGTGTCTTCCTAAATCCACAAGCATGAGTCCCGACCATAATGCAATTTTTGGTACATAATGTTtcataaatttttgaacaattttcgggcaataacatttatttattggaaCCATTGTGTCTgagtttattatatttttttcggCCAGATTCATTGTCGTCTGAAAATCATTGTCATGATCATAAACGGATTATAGCCTGAACTGgtcatatttatttcaatgtcgTCCATTTCCGACAACGTCCCGGAATTGCGGAGTTTATTTGCGCTATCTGTTTATTCAAACATTCCCAACTCACAGAAGCCTCATCTGAGCTTTTGGTGCCAAACAATATTGTCACGTGATGAATAAGTTCGGTGAGGAATTCCATGTTGCCCGCCATCACCGCCAACCCAAATATATGTATGCCATCTGGTATGTATTTGTCGAGATCATGACACAAGATTGTGAGATTTTTCATGATGTGACTTGAGCAGAGATGAATAATACCAGCTGTCATCATTAAAACGTTTACATGTCCAGTAAGTAACCATGTCAAAACACCGTTTCGTGTAGCTTTCCAGTGTTTCTCCCATAAAATGCATTAACATCGAACGAATCAATACAATACTGCCGTCGCAAATAATTTGTTTCGGCGAGACTTTTAAAGGAAACAACTTTATTTCGTCTGCTCTGAATCGAGCAATGAAGTTGGAGATCGATGCCACATTGTGCTTGTTTGTCAAATATGACCCAACAGCAATGGGAACTTTTCCTTTGATAGGATGTCTTACAACTATTTCGTATAAACAGTAAGGACCGCCATTTGATGTTAATATGGCTCCTGTGGCGTCGATGTAGACTATGCCCTCTCTGCGTTGAGTATGAAATATTTCCATCAACTGCTCTGACCATAATATGATTCCTGGAGAAGCCGAAATTTGTTGTAAAGTGCCTCGAATAGTTTCACCATTATCCCTAATTTGCTGATTTTCTTGTATCGCCATTAGAGAATTCCACAGATCTGAAGGTGATCTGACTTggtgttttgattttatttgcTTCATTCCTCGCCTTTTTAACACATTTTTTGAAGGAGCTGCATCTCTATTTCCCGACTCAAAAACTTTGTCAGCtcacaaaaatatcaaaaaaattaatcatgCACAAATAAAACACATGAGAAACTGACAATCATAAGAgggaataatatatatgtggCAACAATGTGGGCGAGACTGACGTGCACCTCGCATTTACAAGATGGAAATCTGCAGTATCCATCACAATTAAATAAAGCTGCATTCGATTTTGCGCCTGTGTTGACTCTGTGTCGCTTGATGGCGAAACAACAGTAAGGATTGCTCTCGCGCAGGCAATCACGAATTTCGTCGGCCCAAATGCTATCCCTAAAAGACCGCCCATCCACAGACTGCACTAGGAGGCTCCATGTTGATTTTGATATAGAAATGTGCGACTTTGCAGTAAGACTAGTTTCGGGGGTCCAAATCACCGAACATTCATATCAGTCGAGCTATCCACATCCTTTACTGTTCTATCGGGTTCGATCCATTCGTCGAAGGAATCAAAATTCGGGAGAGTAAACGTGAAATTACCGCAATCTATGTTGTTCTTTGTGATTGGGTCTGATGAATCTTTATGACCGGATTGattatctaaaatattttttcaatagtaTTTTAGTTTCGCAATCAACCGATTTAATTCGTCCGCACTCAGATGTCCGGGGGTAAAGCGTTTCGAGAGATCTATCCAACTTTTTCTATTTCTAAGACAAAAATCGCCAATAATGCCAATTTCCCGAGCGACCGTCGGGCAATTAATTTCTTTACGCTTGGAAAATCCTCGCTTTCCTGCTGTGCTTAGCATATCTATCTGCAACTCCTATGTATACCGATTCGATAAAGCACTACTGCACCTTAATCGAAGGACACATGGCAAGAATTGCAACGCGGACTGCGTGTCTTCGATGGTTGTGACGTAACAGTGGTGGTTAATATAATTAAGATTACAAAATTGGTTAGTCGATAACGATAGTAACGATACAAATTAAGTCGCCGACATCGATACATTTCCGATACCAACTagaaacgccgataccgatatttGGAAAAAGTCGATATACCGATAAAGATACCATGTACTATAATTATTACTACAACTGGTTAAAACAGTAGTCTTTGAGCATTCTAGCACAAGACTTTATTGATGTAATGCAaagaatatcaaaatttttaaaaaacattccaatttggggaacatataataaattagaaaaaaacatttttggggTGATATATGCAATTTTCGGTAGTCTTTTACAAACAATACCGTTGAATgcataatgtttttgttttccgaagtaagattctggaataaaaaaaaacttgggaCTCGTGggaacatataaaaaatttaattccgATCGGGAACATTagtttgtataataaataaaccaaaatCTCATCTCGGTGACCATATGACATCGTGTTAAATTAGTGACAGAATTAGTTTTACAATTTACCCTCTTGCAGAATTGGATGCTGGAAATTGGCGGCCAGGGTAACCCAGGTGAATTTGCTGACTGGATGATCAGAGTTGCAGCGTGGATAGCATTTGGATGCATTTTCAGCATGGTAGACCAGGGGTGTCAAATTCGTGGCACTCTAACGCTTAACAATAACtgcaatattttgttatttaggATTTTTATGTAAATGTGACACATCGAACTATTCAAAGTAAAAGTGATTATTAATATTCATACAGAAAACGACTATTTACAGAGATTAGATTTGTATAGATTGCAATATtagtaaaatgtaaaaaattattgtGTGAATGGCATTCAAAATTTAAGAAAATGGCCGAAACTTTATGTtcagagtttcccaaacttcTTGGGCCACGAACCCATGTTTATGAATCTAATTTTGATGGAACCCCGTTCTATACCGTATCAATTTAAGTGCCTTACTAACAAgacatataaattatttttccatttACAACACAAAAGATATTAACGAGATGAATGAGGTTGCatttcactgcacaatttatcaTTTGTGAGAAGCAAACTCGTAGGTGCGAATCTACGGCAAGGGTcaacctgtattttgtcatcacatTGGTAAGTGCAGAATATGCTGCCTCAGACATATAGGTCGTTTGCCTTTTCTGACATCAATGTATATTTTGGATTGAAATCAagttcagatatttatttcgtcattcaaatattgattcaaaaatgtataaaaGCATAAGAATGATATTGAAATCACACAGAGTAAAATTACATTCTCTCCATAGCtcacaaaaatatcaaaaaaattaatcgtgcaaaaataaaacacatgAGAAACTGACAATCATAAGGAATATTATACATATGGCAACAAAAAGCACTAAGATTTGTCTAACAAAATGTGAAACCATTATAAATAATAGCGATGAATAAGGGGTGAGTAAATAGCGAAAATATGGAAAAAGTAGAAAATACATAGGATGCCACATATTCAACTTCAATTAAAAGATAAGTTCTGACATAGTTAGGAAAGGCTTGATTGACTCGACTATAGTTTGTCGTAGCCTAAGTCTACAAACAAATCCATTGGCAAATACTGGGCTTCAATTCACTTGAACGTTAGCAGCACCTAAAAGCAGTACACAATGAAATGATAAAGCACCAAGAAATCATGACTCAGATAAAAGTATGTCAAGTATGAATTAGCAGATAAATAACTGTTGCCAGTAAACAGATAAGTTGAGAATACCAAAATATGCAATACAACTTATGGCGCTGCataagtatgtgcaccaagatggcggacactggactgtagtatgtgtacaaggttagggttaggccataattttattccaatttttcttgttttagttcttttacgagtcTGTGATTAGCCAAgctactcccatagtatttgtacctgaaattatggtttaatcctaacctggtacacatactatgttccgctgtccgccatcttggttcatattcttcgggagtaccgaaatcaatcattaaagattGATCAAGAACTTTTCATATTGCTGTGGAGCCCATGTCCAGCCGATTAAACTCcgctttcttgagatatcgcttgcatctaacagacagacaaagaTCGATAAACAAGATCGACAAGTaatgatattttttacatcATGCACTCGGTCTATTACTGAATCtgtgataatattatttttcgtcCTTGGTATTCATTTTTGATCCCGGTCtgtgtccaataacaaaaaatatgctTTTCGTGAAAATTTTTCCATTGGACATGTCCGGCTTCAAACAACACATAACCTCTCTAAATCCTAAATTGCCCTTAGTAACTTCCATAATACCATTGAATTGCCGACTCGTTTCCTTTTTTCctcgtatttattttttaaatatttatatttaatctctTTTTTATACACCTATGATGAACTTATATATAGCACATACACAAGGGTCGGGAGCCTAGATGACTTTAATCGGTCTTGTACACCGACCCGCACAAAGCAATAATCAATTACTGTGGATTATTTTCGTTAttgtattatgtttatattagtgttgattttgtttttgtggcaataaatttCTCTCTCTCATGGAAcagcggaccccagtttgggaaaccccgATACTAATCGAACGCACCCAGCCTCCAGTCCTAACTCAGTGATTGGCTCGACTCTGTTAGAGAAAGCTCTGAGGTCTCAACTTAGGGAAACAaatgaagcaatattttaatTGAACTAAAAAAAGCATATTGCTGGTTAATTCGACTCGAATGATTCTttcataaaaattacaaaaaggaACATTTTCATATGATATCCACATCAGTCCAGCAAAAAATTAATGGTAACACGGGAGGCATTGAATGACAATCTTCTCAATTGAAATAAGTGTGATTAAATTGCAAATCGTGCAACAAAACTgacatatttgatttttttgtgtcAATGAgtccattttattattttcaaatttttcaacaaaataaatgaatagaaATGGAAAAacttttataatcaaattacttttgcgtctttgtTCCCTTTTCAACCCCAAAGTCCTTAGATTTATTCAGATACATTGTACAAATAAATCACGCTTTTAAATCCTGGGAAATCCAGGTCCTATGATCtatagcagtgtttcccaacctatgcGTCGCGACCCAAAATCGGGTTACattgaaattttctttgttcgcttattttttcaacataaaactAAAAGATACTGCTTTTATTTTCTAGTTTGTTTGATATTTGTactgaagtgttgctcaatagtaattgtatacgTGTGAAGTATGACAGCTTAAAAACTTGGAAGCTGCTGTTTTGCTTAGGTAAAGCTATGTTGCGATTTCAAAATCTCGATAATGGCAAATATTTGTTTGTGTTTCCAAATTGAGAAggtggtagatattttgttatcagtgataaaatttatttactaaTTAGTGTTGGAATTTTAAGGGGgggtagggaaatcactgctGGCAATGGATATTTAGGGACTGAATATTTAAACAGGATGATCCATACGCACTTGCTCAAACCTCGTTGTAGTTCAAATAACGagtaaattatatttcttgtgttgtttgcaaataatgttatactGGCAATGGTTTtgatggaactaaaataagatttAAGCTTTAAGATTTAAGCTTTTTGACTCATTCCCAGCATTAAGAATCATTCAATTCATCGTTTGTGGTGTCTATTAGTCATAGAGATAGACTCCAATATCTGCAATTGATGCTTTAAATCTTTCCAACTGATCAAGGTTGGGGTAGCATCTCCGCATTCCCAATTTTTCAACCTGACATTGATAAACAATTTCACTGATTGTAGATAATCCTTCATCTTTGAGTCTGCTGATGTCGTTCATACTCAGATCCAGCAACTTTATCTAGaaacatcaaattttgaaatcatgaAGCAACGCAgttataaaacatatattacAAGTTACGAAACCTAATAAACTTCACATACAACAAGGATATGGACAAAATTGATCACATTGACACCTGGAActtccattttatattttttttaattacaacGATGTACATGGTAAATtgcattgcatcatttttttttcgcttTAATGCTCAAAATTATCTTGTGGTTACTCAAAAGGTCGAGTCACTTcgagtttttaaaaaatttgactcGAGTCAATAACATAATTCCTTCAAGTCATGCATGAACAACCAATCGTCTGATAAATCATTTTTCAGTTCAGATTCACACTATTTACTCATCCATGCACACGCACTGAATTGAAAGTATTTATCCTACCTTTGCATTACGAGTGTTTTCTTTAAATGCTTTCATTCCTTCTGTAGTCAGATAGCAATCCGCGGCACTGAATACCTCCACATGACATTGTGAAACAACTATTCCAAGTTCACCAAAACCAGCAGCTCCAAGGGTATCATTGAAACTGACATCTAGTTCATTCAGCTGAAACAAATACAAACTGTTAGATTATTTAGAATGGTGAGAAAGTGAACCAAATTATAAGTTACGCTGTTCTGAAGTTTCCCGTTGCAACTGCATggattaaataaaaattgtggGGTGATAACCTTAGATATGTCGACAAAGCCGGTTAAGATAGGTTGGTGTATGTTATTTTATCTGATTCAGTTGGCGTCATTAGTAATCCATTGGATCTGATTCAGTTGGCGCCATTAGTAATCCATTGGAAATGCTTTTTACCAACATTTAATCTTATAGTTTTGTCTCAGATTATTACCTGATACTGCAGACAGCTAATTGCTCTTCAGATTCATTCTAAATCTAAAGTTCTAAACCAAGAAATTGAATCCCGAATCAAGCTTTGATAAAAGTTCAACAAGCACAGTTGAAAAACATGTATCTATGAGATGCCACAGTATATATAGATTGTTGGTACAAGTAAAGTTCTAAAATTAttgatcgaaaaatattttaaaaatgtaagcAAATGCCAAGATTTctgagttttattgttttttttatgccttctttcaccctgaaataacaactttacgttttttttatatttttcatgtaaAGTATATTTTTAGTATGATTATAAAATAACTACTGATAACTGACTATAACTAGGATGGAATCATTTCCATCACCCAGTTGTTATTATTGTGGTTTGTAAATAGATTTTGGCACAGTCACCAACGCATAAATCTTGCCCTAATTGTTTTTGTACTTTTTGACACCTACGCTCACAAAAGTTATTAGCAAATAAGCTTCGCCCGGAAGTTTTTTTGTACATACAAGCTGtttatgtttttattcttttcaGTAAAATTGTTGTGTATTACACACTTCTTGGATTTGAGTATTTTaacatttaaatttgaaaattccatACTGCTATTTTGATGGTTTACAGTCCATTTGGACCACTAGGTAAAAAATATGAGTTCAATAATCATAATATACAAAATACTTGTGGATTTACAAGCATTTTGGTATAGTTATCACAGCAGCGGCACCAGTACACTTCCATAACGCCGAACCATAACGctaacatgaataaaaatgtcTGACATACATGAAATGGTTATTACATTCTACGGGACAGAGATACAACttttaacaatataattttcaattttgggacgtaatggaaataaatataaaatgagaAGCCTTGCAAGGAAATGGCGGCAATGTCCACCACACAACCATGCAAATGTTCTGCAACAAGATGAGGCGCAGGGTGGCACAGAAGATAAACAATCGATGTTTTAAAGTGgctattattcgaaaatcagctgaaaaagtattcgaatactttgatattcttGACTTATGAATCGTAGGGCCGGCTTATatgtgaatttttataaaatcgccgTTTTGAGACCGTTTCTAGGGAGCCGGCTTATATATGCGGTAAGAGTAGTATactaaaaaaaacttgtttatCCATAAAATTTGGCCTCATCGCAAATTCCAACCAAGGTGATTTTTTGCTACTGCTACTATGGAGGAGGAAAAGCTGGTCTGGAAATTTATTAATAACTAAAAGGAACTTCGATTTAACATTAAAGCTTTGCATAGagcaataatttataaaaaataatccTTATTGATAGAAGAATGAgcctaaaataataatttattttctcagGATTTTTTCAGTAAATTATATACCTCACAaccagcatttaaaattttaatataatatttcaatcaCACTCCACTAAGCTTGGAATTTTATGTTTACCTTCAAACAGGAACCTTTAAGATTTGAAGTCAGGATATGAACCAACTCGTCATTAAGACTACAGCCACAAAGACAAACAATATCTAGTTGGTTGCAGCGTCGCATAACTGATGACATGGCATGCATTCCTACTGTTGTGATggattcaaatttaaaattgatttccTTGATGCAAGAATGAATAAGTTCGGTGTCGTTTGCTTCGTATAATGTTCCAAATAGATCCAACCTATGACACGATTTCATTTTTTGACTTGACTTAGATGTGAGAAATTCTCTTACAAATCTTATCTTCTCATCTTGTCTGGCACCTGAAAAGTTTAAAATTGTTCGTAGTTTGGGTTCAGAGCAACATTTTCCTGAAACTGATTACCCTATGTAAAAGACATGGGATTGATTCGTTGGGGATAATTATGAGCACAAGGCATAATTGGACTTCTAAGAGTTATAGACTGAAATCAAAAGTAACTGCTGTTTAATCACGATTTGATCTTTCACCAATCTGGAGGGCaaactaattaaaaattgatataaaaggCATACAATATTACTTACCAGAGGAAAGATTTGCTATGAGACTGCTTTCAATATCAGGATTCAGAATAATTCCACTTAGAAAATGACGAACAACTGCCCAATGATCGTAATCCATCTCAGTTTCTATAAAGGCGCGAAACGCAGTGGAATCCatgtttgaaatatagagagcgGATAAAACTTCTTGAAGAATTTGGTGACTAAAGAACATTAGATGGTCACCTTCCATGAGATGCTGGTTGAACATGTTTTTCCCAGGAACTTTGATGATAAAATCATGAACATCATTGGGATCAAGTTCGACTTTTTCAAGATCATGGATTGTGAATATGACTCGCCTATCTTTTGTGCCTTCGAACGACATTAGCATCAATTTTCTGAGTTTGTTTTCAATCTGGTTTTTTTCATGAGTGTGATCGGATCGCATGAAGATGTGGAGGATTTGTAGCATTATCCCAGTCATGGTATCTGGGTTGTTCTTACAGCCGATTGCattgaaaattaggaaaagaggAACAGATGATAACGGAATAAGTGCGGGCGACTGCATTGTTAGTTTCTCCCAAGCTTTTTCTCCGCCGTCTCCCATAATTGCAATGAACAAACGCTTGATGTCATCTCGAGCCAGACCAGCAAGGGCAGTTATAAATTGTGGCCTCAATTCTGATGGAAGTGATGCCAATCTGTGCTCACGTGAAGAAATCACGATCGTCATTCTGGGAAAGAGATTGCCGGTTAAGAGATTGTACATGGATGTTGCTGTGCTAGATTTATCGGTATACTTCATCTTGTTATGTTTTCCAAGAAGACTCCAAGTTGCTTGATCAAGGCCGTCAAGAAAAAGAATGGTCTTTGATTGATTTTCATGTAGCCATTCATAGCCTTCTTCCTTATCTTGTGATGAGAGTCTCGAAGCTATTTTTCCAAAAAGTAATTCACATGGGCTAATGGCTTCATCTCTGGAAGTTCCTTTTAAAATTGGGATATCTTTGATATTCAAGTGATGAATAAATTTAAAGCAACGtttcatttttttgattttttttgaaaGAGAAAACGATCCATGACTGACTTGAGCTTGTTGGACTAATTCATTGACAACTAGAAGGATTTGAGCAAGACGTTTTAAAATTGTTGTCTTTCCACACCCTGGCTGCCCGATTAATGCAATGCGTGTATACCTCTTGTTAGTTAATTGTTTTACGAGTTCATCCAGAGATATAGGTTTTCCAACTTTTTGTTCATTTGCTTTAACGGTGAATTCAGACTTGATATTGTATTCCGCAACCTTGGGGGCCATTTCTCCCAGGTAGAATCGTGACACTTTTCTAAGTTGTGGATTTACTTCAAAGTCTGGTTCGCTCAAGTTTTGCAGTTTGTAATTTTCTGTGATGTTCACTTTTGTTTGCTCCCAGGTTCTCTCGTTGAAATAGttgatgaatttttttgaatacacaattttttttccttttgtCGTTTTTCCATATCCTTTTCTTCTACACTTTCCTAAACAAGATTTGAATGCATTTAATATTTAAgttaaataatgtttttgacaataaattttcattatataCAGACAGGTTATACCATAGCTGCCAATAAAACGAGGTATTTTGTCAATGTTTCGAATGTGGGGGAAAGTCGATACCAaataattcactattttgaaataaattcaaaaataaattccattaaAAAAACTTAGGTGGAGATATTTgtatacaataaacaatggaataactgttatctacaacctGGCTATTTACCAGACATTTTGCCaccatattttagaatagtcatgattt is from Styela clava chromosome 9, kaStyClav1.hap1.2, whole genome shotgun sequence and encodes:
- the LOC120339895 gene encoding uncharacterized protein LOC120339895, yielding MADQDQPQEGANVVNIQAPHLPAVPQAQVQADEPSPGTAREEIPSTSGETARAQRMKGSTDAKLALKDFPCPVYEVVPSPSGKCRRKGYGKTTKGKKIVYSKKFINYFNERTWEQTKVNITENYKLQNLSEPDFEVNPQLRKVSRFYLGEMAPKVAEYNIKSEFTVKANEQKVGKPISLDELVKQLTNKRYTRIALIGQPGCGKTTILKRLAQILLVVNELVQQAQVSHGSFSLSKKIKKMKRCFKFIHHLNIKDIPILKGTSRDEAISPCELLFGKIASRLSSQDKEEGYEWLHENQSKTILFLDGLDQATWSLLGKHNKMKYTDKSSTATSMYNLLTGNLFPRMTIVISSREHRLASLPSELRPQFITALAGLARDDIKRLFIAIMGDGGEKAWEKLTMQSPALIPLSSVPLFLIFNAIGCKNNPDTMTGIMLQILHIFMRSDHTHEKNQIENKLRKLMLMSFEGTKDRRVIFTIHDLEKVELDPNDVHDFIIKVPGKNMFNQHLMEGDHLMFFSHQILQEVLSALYISNMDSTAFRAFIETEMDYDHWAVVRHFLSGIILNPDIESSLIANLSSGARQDEKIRFVREFLTSKSSQKMKSCHRLDLFGTLYEANDTELIHSCIKEINFKFESITTVGMHAMSSVMRRCNQLDIVCLCGCSLNDELVHILTSNLKGSCLKLNELDVSFNDTLGAAGFGELGIVVSQCHVEVFSAADCYLTTEGMKAFKENTRNAKIKLLDLSMNDISRLKDEGLSTISEIVYQCQVEKLGMRRCYPNLDQLERFKASIADIGVYLYD